One region of Microscilla marina ATCC 23134 genomic DNA includes:
- a CDS encoding WG repeat-containing protein encodes MSIHNVREFSGGLAAVKYSNKWGFIDKTGKLVIAHEFDSAKSFSEGLTVVEKDNKFGVIINPLLK; translated from the coding sequence ATATCTATACATAATGTAAGAGAGTTTTCGGGAGGACTTGCTGCGGTAAAATACAGTAACAAGTGGGGGTTTATTGATAAAACTGGCAAGCTGGTAATTGCTCATGAGTTTGATTCCGCAAAGAGTTTCTCAGAGGGGCTTACTGTGGTAGAAAAAGACAATAAGTTTGGGGTGATCATAAATCCCTTGTTGAAATAG
- the hemG gene encoding protoporphyrinogen oxidase encodes MIGIIGAGISGLSLAFYLQKLGIPYILLEASEQAGGYIRSMQENSINRKSYVLELGPNSIMLDSELKEFINEIGLQDELLPSNDVSQNRYIFRAGKYRKLPSKPLQLLFNSFFSFSSKVAVFKERNKPKQTIENETLTHFFERRFSREIVDYALNPFVAGIYAGDPDQLLVAKAFPQLYNYEQQYGSVLKGFIKNKGAERRKPYSFKKGMQTLPEGIAQQLTHLKLGKTINNVQKNNNGFVLYTNEGQTYDVKQLVIATSAPASQSFLSDTYPEFSQALGKIYYPPLTAVHSAYKRHEVKHLLNGFGGLNPKIEGLYTSGSIWSSSVFPGRCPDEEVLFTTFVGGSQLPQNTTQSEQITLGKVHQELSENYQITNSPIYRNMHKWDKALPQYDANILEAHRIAEQIENEQLFVCANWKDGVSLPDCIKKGKKLAEQLAQVYAPGVANG; translated from the coding sequence ATGATAGGGATCATTGGCGCGGGCATATCGGGATTAAGTTTGGCATTTTATTTACAAAAGCTCGGCATACCTTATATTTTATTGGAAGCTTCGGAACAAGCAGGTGGCTATATACGAAGTATGCAGGAAAACTCTATAAACCGTAAGAGTTATGTACTAGAACTGGGTCCAAACTCTATTATGCTTGACAGCGAACTCAAGGAGTTTATCAATGAAATAGGCTTGCAAGACGAGCTATTGCCCAGTAATGATGTAAGCCAAAATCGTTATATTTTTAGGGCGGGCAAATACCGTAAACTCCCTTCAAAGCCTTTACAATTGCTATTCAATAGCTTTTTTAGTTTTTCGAGCAAAGTAGCTGTTTTCAAAGAACGCAACAAACCCAAGCAAACGATTGAAAACGAAACCCTGACTCATTTTTTTGAGCGACGTTTCTCCAGGGAAATTGTAGACTACGCTCTCAACCCTTTTGTGGCAGGTATTTATGCTGGTGATCCCGATCAACTGTTGGTAGCCAAGGCTTTTCCACAGTTATACAATTACGAGCAACAATATGGCTCAGTGCTCAAGGGCTTTATTAAAAATAAAGGCGCTGAACGACGCAAGCCCTATAGTTTTAAAAAAGGAATGCAAACATTGCCCGAGGGCATTGCTCAACAGCTTACCCACCTAAAACTAGGGAAAACCATCAACAATGTTCAAAAAAATAACAATGGCTTTGTGCTCTACACCAATGAAGGACAAACCTATGATGTAAAACAGTTGGTGATTGCTACTTCTGCTCCTGCCTCTCAGTCTTTTCTTAGCGACACTTACCCTGAGTTTAGCCAGGCATTGGGTAAAATATATTATCCTCCTCTCACTGCCGTACACTCGGCCTATAAGCGCCATGAGGTAAAGCACCTTTTGAATGGCTTTGGTGGGCTAAACCCCAAAATAGAAGGCTTGTATACCAGTGGTAGTATTTGGTCAAGCTCGGTGTTTCCGGGGCGTTGTCCCGATGAAGAAGTACTCTTTACAACTTTTGTGGGGGGGAGTCAATTGCCCCAAAATACTACCCAATCAGAACAAATCACCTTGGGTAAAGTGCATCAGGAGCTCTCAGAAAACTACCAGATTACCAATAGCCCTATTTACCGCAATATGCACAAATGGGACAAAGCGCTGCCTCAGTATGACGCCAATATACTAGAGGCGCATCGTATTGCCGAACAGATAGAAAACGAACAGCTGTTTGTATGTGCCAACTGGAAGGATGGTGTGTCGTTGCCTGATTGTATCAAAAAAGGGAAGAAACTTGCCGAACAGCTTGCTCAAGTATATGCACCTGGGGTTGCCAATGGATAG
- a CDS encoding leucine-rich repeat domain-containing protein, with amino-acid sequence MKLIRKFTLSLAFIAGTILFTSCGGGSKATDENTDNTENADVKEEEWNIPLISDSDLRKAKKYESIEEALAEPDKVYYLSLREKKLSALPEELFKLKHLQRLDLAFNRDMTSLDPRIGKLKNLQYISLHSCKLTSLPKEIGSLPNLETLVVESNKLGSIPAEIGQLPKIKELKLSYNELSAVPEEIYNLASLENLYLHRNDITNLSDKVGQLTNLKNLTLASNQISSVPASIKNLKNLRYLTLSDNKLTALPEELGELNKLSMLYLGKNTGLQKLPESTPKLEKLYDLQLNGCTNLDLEDTFNKLANLPKLQKIWMQKLGKPLKLPKNVKNLASVKALFLDNNEYEQGELSRTFDLISAMPALRTLNISNSKITKIPGNVSKLKNLEYFYMYGNDLTALPAAIGQLTKLKSLSVSSNKNFKTLPPTIGALRNLDRLELSYTAITNLPAAINGMKQLKFIKIRKTNMSQAAADQLTKALPDTKVDYAKK; translated from the coding sequence ATGAAGTTAATCAGAAAATTTACATTATCACTGGCATTCATTGCTGGAACTATACTATTTACCTCTTGTGGTGGTGGTAGCAAAGCTACTGACGAAAACACCGATAATACAGAAAATGCGGACGTAAAAGAAGAGGAGTGGAATATACCACTTATTTCAGATTCAGATTTGCGCAAAGCAAAAAAATATGAATCAATAGAAGAAGCTTTGGCAGAGCCTGACAAAGTATATTACTTGAGCTTGCGCGAAAAAAAGCTATCTGCATTGCCTGAAGAACTCTTTAAACTCAAGCACTTGCAAAGACTTGATTTGGCTTTTAACCGCGACATGACTAGCCTTGACCCTCGCATTGGCAAACTAAAAAACCTACAATACATTTCGCTGCATAGTTGCAAGCTTACCTCATTGCCTAAAGAGATAGGTTCATTGCCTAACCTTGAAACTTTGGTGGTAGAAAGCAATAAGTTGGGATCTATACCTGCCGAAATTGGTCAATTACCTAAGATCAAGGAGTTGAAACTGAGCTACAATGAGTTATCGGCAGTGCCAGAAGAAATTTATAACCTGGCCAGTTTAGAAAACTTGTACTTGCACCGCAACGATATTACCAACTTGTCGGACAAAGTGGGACAGTTGACTAACTTGAAAAATCTTACTTTGGCGAGCAATCAGATTTCGAGCGTGCCCGCAAGCATCAAAAACCTGAAAAACTTGCGCTACCTTACCCTAAGCGATAACAAACTGACTGCTTTGCCAGAAGAATTGGGTGAATTAAACAAGTTAAGCATGTTGTATTTGGGTAAAAATACCGGATTGCAAAAACTACCAGAAAGTACTCCCAAATTAGAGAAATTGTATGACCTGCAATTGAACGGATGTACTAATCTTGATCTTGAAGATACTTTCAACAAACTGGCAAACTTGCCTAAGCTGCAAAAAATATGGATGCAAAAGCTAGGCAAGCCACTAAAGCTGCCTAAAAATGTAAAGAACCTGGCAAGTGTAAAAGCATTGTTTTTAGATAACAACGAGTATGAGCAAGGCGAATTAAGCCGTACTTTTGATTTAATTTCGGCTATGCCCGCCCTAAGAACGTTGAACATCTCGAACAGCAAAATCACCAAAATACCAGGCAATGTATCGAAACTTAAAAACCTGGAGTATTTCTACATGTATGGCAACGACCTTACTGCTTTGCCCGCCGCTATTGGGCAATTGACCAAGTTGAAGTCTTTGTCGGTATCGTCTAACAAAAACTTCAAAACATTGCCTCCTACTATAGGTGCTTTACGCAACCTTGATCGTCTGGAGTTGAGCTACACCGCCATTACCAATTTGCCAGCTGCTATCAATGGTATGAAGCAATTGAAGTTTATCAAAATAAGAAAAACCAACATGAGCCAGGCGGCTGCCGATCAGTTGACAAAAGCATTGCCAGACACAAAAGTTGATTACGCAAAAAAATAG